Within Microbacterium oryzae, the genomic segment AAGCCGGCCGCGAAGAAGAAGTGACGGTGGCGCCGGGCCTCTGGGTCACCTTCGAGGGCGGCGACGGCGTCGGCAAGACGACGCAGGCGGCTCTGCTCCAGCAGTGGCTGGAGCAGAGCGGCCGCGCGGTCGTCCGCACCCGGGAGCCGGGCGGGAGCGAGGTGGGACAGCTCATCCGCGACATCGTCCTGCATCACCGCGGCGACATCGCCCCGCGGGCGGAGGCGCTCCTGTACGCCGCCGATCGCGCCCACCACGTGCAGACGGTCGTCCGGCCGGCGCTCGCACGCGGCGACGTCGTCATCCAGGACCGCTATCTGGACTCCTCGGTCGCCTACCAGGGCGCCGGCCGCGTGCTCGACGCGGCGGAGGTCCGAGGGCTGTCGCTCTGGGCCGCGGAGGGCGCGCTGCCCGACGTAACGGTGCTGCTCGACCTCGAACCCCGGGCCGCGCGCGCGCGACTGGACGCCGCGGACAAGCCGTTCGACCGCCTCGAGGCCGAGAAGGAGGACTTCCACCGACGGGTGCGGGAGGCCTTCCTGGCCCTGGCGGCGGCGGAGCCGGCGCGCTTCTTCGTCGTCGACGCGAGCCGGTCTGCCGAGGACCTCGCCCAGGCCATCCGCTCGCGCGTGGCCGAGCGGCTCTGAGACGCGACGTGCTGTCGGAGGCCCTCGTTAGGCTGGCGGTATGACCTCGCTCGCCGCACCCGCCCCGCCCTGGAGCGACGTGTGGGGGCAGGACCAGGCGGTCGAGATCCTGCAGACGGCCGCGTCCGGCACGGCCGCGCTCTCGCACGCCTGGCTCATCACGGGTCCTCCCGGCTCCGGGCGCTCGACCCTCGCCCGCGCCTTCGCCGCGGCGCTCATCGCGTCGGGGCCTGACGACACCGCGACGATGCGGCAGGTGCTCGCCGGCACGCATCCCGATCTCACGGCGCTGCGCACCGAGGGCGTCATCATCACGATCGCGCAGGCGCGCTCGCTCGTCGAGCGGTCGTACTTCTCGCCGTCCACCGGCCGGTACCGCGTCATCGTCGTCGAGGACGCGGATCGGATGAGCGAGCGCACGTCGAACGTGCTCCTCAAGGCGCTCGAGGAGCCGCCGCCGGAGACGATCTGGGTGCTCTGCGCGCCCAGCGACGCCGACCTGCTCCCGACCATCCGCTCGCGCGTGCGGCTGCTGCGGCTGCGCGAGCCCGAGGTGGCCGACGTCGCCGCCCTCATTCAGGCGCGCACGGGCGTGGATGCCGCGACCGCCGAGCAGGCGGCGCGTCATGCCCAGCGCCACATCGGCATGGCGCAGCGGCTCGCGACGGATCCCGCGTCGCGTCGTCGGCGCGACGAGACGCTGCGCGCGGTCCTGCGCGTGCGCGGCATCGGCGACGTCGTCGAGGTGGCCGGGGAGATCGTGCAGGCAGCGGGCGACGACGCGAAGGCGCTGACGGCCGAGCGCGACGAGGCCGAGCGCGCCTCCCTCCTGCGGACCGTCGGCGTGGTCGAAGGAGCGCGCATCCCGCCGGCGGTGCGCTCGCAGATCACCGCCCTGGAGGACGAGCAGCGCAAGCGCGCCACGCGCAGCCTCCGCGACGGCATCGACCGCGTGCTCACCGACCTGCAGTCGCTGTATCGCGACATCGTGCTCCTGCAGCTCGGCCGCGAGGAGGGGCTCATCAACCTCGAGCTCGTCGACGACCTGCGCGCGCTCGCGAGCGCCTGGAAGCCGCAGCGCACGCTCGTCGTGCTCGACCACATCGCCGAGACGCGCGACGCGCTCGAGCAGAACGTGCAGCCCACGCTCGCGCTCGAGAGCCTCCTCGTCACGATCGTCAGCGGAAGGAAGCCATGACCGCTCGCCACCCCCGGAGCACGCGGTTGACACGGCTTCCGGTCGCCGTCGCCGGGCTCGTCACCGCCGCGCTCGCGCTGTCGGGCTGCCTGTTCGCGGATCCCGACACGACCACGCAGGCCGCGCCCACCGCCGGCGCGGAACCCGTCGTCGAGGGGGTGCCCGACGAGCTGCTGCCGTTCTACGACCAGCGCCTCGAGTGGGCGGCCTGCGCCGAGGGCTTCCAGTGCACGACCGTCACCGCGCCGCTCGACTGGGACGACCCGGACGCAGGCGAGATCGACCTCGCCGTCATCCGCCAGCGCGCGCTCTCGGGCGAGGCCGAGGGGTCGCTGCTGACCAACCCCGGCGGGCCGGGCGCCAGCGGGGTGTCGTTCGTCCGCGACAGCATCGACTTCTCCATCGGCGACGCGCTGCAGGAGAGCTACGACGTCGTGGGCTGGGACCCGCGCGGCGTGGGGGAGTCGACGGCGGTCCGCTGCTTCGACGCTCCCGAGATGGACGCCTACCTCTACGACATCCCGGCGGGCGGGCGCGACTCCGCCGAGTGGGATGCCGACCTCGAGAAGCGCGCGGAGGCATTCGCCGACGCGTGCGAGGAGAACAGCGGCGGCATCCTGCCCTTCATCACCACCGAGCAGTCCGCGCACGACCTCGACCTCCTCCGCGCCGTCCTCGGCGAGAGCGAGCTGGACTACCTGGGCTTCTCCTATGGCACGTTCCTCGGCGCGACCTACGCGAAGGACTTCCCCGATCGAGTCGGCCGCCTCGTGCTGGATGGCGCGATCGACCCCGCCGCGTCCGGCGAGGAGGTGGGTGTGGCCCAGGCGATCGGCTTCGAGGCGGCGCTGAAGACGTACATGGGCGCTTGCGTCGCGGGCGACACCGGAGCGGCGTGCCCGTTCGCGGGAACCGCGGACGACGCGATGCAGGACCTCGGGGCGCTGCTCTCCGCGGTCGACGCCGCTCCGCTTCCCGCGCAGGACGGCCGCGAGCTCGGCGCCGACAGCCTGATGACCGCCATCATCGCGGCCCTCTACAACCAGGGGAACTGGCCCTACCTCACCGAGGCGCTCACGGGAGCGCTCGAGGGAGACCCCACCGCCGCGTTCTTCCTCGCCGACTTCTACAACGGGCGGGAGGGCGGGGAGTACTCCGACAACTCCACCGAGGCGTTCAACGCCTACAACTGCATGGACTATCCCGAGGATCCCGAGGAGGCGGTCGAGGAGACCGAGCGCCGCATCGCTGAGGAGGCGCCCACCATCGCCCCCTACTGGTCCGGCGCCTCGGTGTGCGAGCACTGGCCGTATCCGCCGACCGGCACGCGAGAAGAGATCGCGGCTCCGGGTGCTGCGCCCATCCTCGTCATCGGCACCACCGGAGACCCTGCGACCCCCTACGCGTGGGCCGAGGCGCTCGCCGGCCAGCTCGAATCGGGAGTCCTGCTCACCCACGAGGGAGAGGGGCACACCGCCTACAACGGCTCCAGCGACTGCGTGAACGAGGCGGTCGAGAGCTTCCTCGTGGCAGGCACGGTGCCGCAGGACGGCCTCGTCTGCTCCTGAGCAGCACGCGGTCGGCGGCGAAACGCCCGGATGGCCGCGCCGGTTCGCGACGCGCCCTCCGAACCGGTATGCTTGGTTCTCGTGCCGCTCGCGCGGTGCGAAATCGCCACCTTAGCTCAGTCGGCAGAGCGATTCACTCGTAATGAATAGGTCGTCGGTTCGATTCCGACAGGTGGCTCCGAAGAAGGCCCGGTCAGATGCACATCCGACCGGGCCTTTCGTGTGTCCGCCGGCCCCTCCTCCCTCGCGCCATGGCTCAGGTCCGCTCAGATGGCAAGGGGTTTCCCCGAGAACTGCGCGCTGTTTATCTGGGATCCGGAGGAACCCATGCAGCGCATCACGCTCACCGTCAATGACACGTCCCATCCCCTCGCACAGGGGCAGGACATCGAGACCATCCAGGCCGCCGCGGTCGAGGCCCTTCACAAGGGCGGGGAGGTCATCACCGTCACGCTCTACGGCAACCGCGAGCTGGCCATCCTTGTCTCACCCGGGGTCCCGCTCACCTTCGAGGTGGAGGAGGTGCCGGACGAACCGCGGGACGACGGCGATCTCACCAAGCCGTTCGAGCCCTACTCGGAGCTCGACGCGGGCTTCGCCGTCTAGCTGTAGTGCCCAGAGGGGAGGCGCCGGCCACGGCGGTGGCGGTGGGCGTCCCCTCGTCCGCCTGCGCCCGGGCGTCGAGCGCCCGTCGCGTAGGCTGGGATCCCCGGGAAGACGCGGCATCCGCGGACACGGGACGCCCGAGGAACGAGAGCCCCATGGACGCCAGCCACGTGATCGGCGCGATCACCGAGATCTTCTCGTGGATCGGCCTGGGCGCGACCATTCTGCTCGGTCTCGCGGCGATCGTCGCCCGGCTGGCCGACGGCACCTGGGTGCCCGTGCGCGCGTTCGTGCTCTCGGATGCTGAGCCTCCGGCCATCCGCTGGTTCTCGGCGGGGCACGAGGTGGGTCATGCGCCGCTCACGCCCGAGGTCCGACGGGCGGCGGGCGATGCCGACGAGGTCGACGTCTTCACCAACCCGCGGCGGCCTGGCTCCGTGCGCCTGCATCGGCACTCACCGCTGCCGCGTCTGCTGGGCTGGGGGGCGGTCGCGTTCGCCGCCCTCGGCATCGTGTCGAGCGTCACGCAGCTCGTGCTGGTCGCCCTCGGCTGACGGCGCTCAGGGGGTGGGACAGTGCAGCTCGCCCTCGACCAGGCGGTGCTCGGCCTTGAAGGCGCCGCAGCGGTGGCAGGGCGTGCCGCGCCCCTCGCCCACCTGGGCGGGGCCGGCGAGGCCGATGAGGGTGGTGTTGAACCACTGGTAGAAGCCGCCCGCTTCGCGGATGCGCGTGCGCAGGGGCTTCCGGTCGGCTGCTCGTCCCATGATCATTAGTGTACTAACAATCCCGGCGGTAGGATGGACGGGTGACCGATCCCGACGCCCTGCTGAAGCTGGACAACCAGCTCTGCTTCGCGATCGTGACCGCCGCCCGCAACGTCGTGTCGATCTACCGCCCCGTGCTGGAGCCGCTCGGACTCACTCATCCGCAGTACCTCGTCATGCTGGCGCTGTGGGAGGAGTCGCCGCGCACGCTCGGCGAGATCGCCACCGCCCTCGCGCTCGAGCCGGCCACGGCGTCGCCGCTCGTGAAGCGCCTGGAGCGACAGGGTCTGGTGCGTCGTGAGCGCAGCGCCCGCGATGAGCGGCGCCTGGAGATCGGCCTGACCGAGGACGGGGCCGCACTGCGAGAGCGGGCGCTGGCCGTGCCCGAGCAGATCATGGCGCGCGTGGGGCTGGACGTCGCGCAGCTGGCCGCGCTCCGCGACGCCCTCCGGCCGTTCGCGGGACATCTGGAGGCCTGACGCCTCGGGCGTCTACGCTCGGGGCATGACCCGAGCGCTTCTCATCGTCGACGTGCAGAACGACTTCACCGAGGGCGGTGCCCTCGGAGTGTCCGGCGGTCACGCGGTGGCCGAGGGCATCACCCGTCACCTCGCCGCGCATGCGGCGGACTACACCGCGATCATCGCCTCGAGGGACTGGCACGACGCCACCGGCGACAACGGCGGCCACTTCGCCCGCGGTGTCCCGGACTTCGTCGACACCTGGCCTGTGCACTGCGTGGCCGATACCACGGGGGCCGAGTACGATCCCGGGCTCGACACCGCGGCGATCACGCACCACGTGAAGAAGGGGCAGGGGCGAGCGGCGTACTCCATGTTCGAGGGCACGACGGATGGCGGCGGCACCGTCATGGACCTGCTCGCCGACCACGGGATCGAGTCGGTCGACATCGTCGGGATCGCGACCGATCACTGCGTGCGCGCCACCGCCCTCGATGCGCTCCGGTACGGGCAGCACGTGCGCGTGCTCTCCGACCTGGTCGCGGGGGTCGCCCCCGAGCCGTCCGAGGACTCCCTCGCCGAACTCGTCCGCGCGGGCGCGGAGGTCGTCTGAGTCATCCGGTCACCGGCTGACGCAGGATGGTCCGCCGGCGCTCCGCGGGGACGCGGCGGAAGTCGCTGAGGTAGATCTCGTGATGCACCCCGGTCATGCGCAGCCCCTGCTCGCGGATCGCCTCGCGGTGCATCCGCTCGAGGACCGGCCCCTCGTCGTCGAACGACCCCACGTGCAGCGTCTGCACGCAGCGGCCCTCCGCCAGCGAGATCCACCGCAGGGCATCGATCCGGGGCGGGCGCTTCGCCGCGGCCCGCGCGATCGCGCGCTCGACGGCATCCGCGTCCACGGGGTACGGCGTGTGGATGAGCAGCGTCCACTCCCACGCCGCCTTGTCCCGCGCCGTGGTGAAGACCGCGGGATCCTCGGCGTGCCAGAGCCCCTCGAGCGGCGGCACGACGATGTCGAGGCCGGTCTCGTCGCGCAGGGCGAACTTGAGCGCGTACGCGACGGGGTACAGCGTCTCGACTGCCGCCGTGAACGCCGGCGACGTGTTCGGATCGCCCCTGCCGTCGACGGCGAGGTACGCCATCTCGGGGACTGTCACGGTGCGGAAGATGCCCTGCCGAGCGCGGTACCCGTCGAACTCCCGACGCACGTCGAGCTTCTCGGCCATGCCGCCAGGGTAGAGGAGATCGGTCCTCGCTGGCGCCGCTGCCGCTCCGGCGTCAGAGGTACCTTCCGGCGAGCCGCAGCGCCGAGCGCGTGTAGCCGCCGCGGAAGAGGTGAGCATGCATGATGACGATCCCCAGCTGATGCAGCTCCACGCGCTCGCGCCATCCGGAGGCGAGGGGAGACGCCTCGTCGTAGCCGGCGCAGACCTCCGCCAGGTGCGGGAACCCGAACACCGCGAGCGTCGCGAGGTCGGTCTCGGCATGACCGCCGTGCGCGAGCGGGTCGATGAGGGCGGCTCCGGTCGGGCCCGCGTCGTACAGCACGTTGCCCGCCCACATGTCGCCGTGCACCCGTGCGACCGGATGGCCGGCTGCCGAGACGAGGGCCGGCTGCGGATGGTCGAGGGCGCCGTCTCGCAGGCGCTCGCAGAGCCGGTCGAAGACGCGCGCGTCGTCGGCGTCGATGACACCGTCCGCGCGCAGCCGGCGGGCGAACACCTCGACGCGATGCTCGGCGTAGAACGCCCCCCACGTCGAGGGAGCGGCGCTGCGGTCGAGGACGAGTGGCGTCCGCGAGCGTCCCATGGTGAGCGACCCTGGCCATCCGTCGGGCGGACAGCCCCACCAGTCGGCACCGGCGGCATGCGTGCGGGCGAGGGCCGCGCCGAAAGCGCGCGCCGCCGCGGCCGACGGCGCGACCTCGTCGATCGATTCCAGCACGAGCCGGTCGTCGTCGACGTCCACGACGTGTGCGATGCGCGCGCCGCCGTCGGCCGCCGCCAGCCACCGCAGCCCCGCGGCCTCGCCCCGGGGATCGTCGCCGGCGCGCCGCGGCTTGGTGAAGAGGCGATCGGCGGTCACGGCGCTCCTCTCGACGACCTGCTGCGACCCTAGCGCCTGCCGCCGCCGCCCCCTCTCCGCGAGGCCGATGACGCGCGCGGGCGCCGCCGATAGAATCCGCGTCATGGTCCGGCGTGCGCACGAGTACCGCGGTCTCACGCAGATGAGCCGACTGCGCCTCCTGCGCGCCGTGCAGCGGCAGCCGGGACGACTGGTGCAGGAGCTCGCCGAGGACACCGGCCTCCACGTCAACACCGTGCGCGACCATCTGCGCGTCCTCGAGGACGAGGGGCTCGTCGTCGCCCGCACCGTCCGCACCGGCGGAAGGGGCCGCCCGCCGGTGGTCTTCCACCCCGTCCGGGAGGCCGACGCGAGCCCGGCCGTCGAGGAGCGTCTCGAGCAGGCGCGCGAGCGCGGAAATCTGCTCCGTCGTCTCCAGCCGGAGCTCGACGTCACCGAGGACCTCGGCGAGGACGCAGTGCACCAGCTGGACGCGCTGTACGAGCACCTGGAGGATGCCGGCCTCCAGCCGCGCATCGATGAGCCGTCGCTCACGGTGGGCCTCGTGCCGTGCGCCTACCACGCCGCGGTCGCCGAGAACCAGTCGCTCGTGTGCTCGGTCCACGCCCGGCTCGTCCAGGACGTGCTGACGCAGGTGCCGGGGCCCGTGCGATTGCGGCGCGTCGACCCGTTCGTCACGCCCCACAGCTGCATGATCGCGCTCAGCATCTCCGGCAGGTCGCGCGAGACCGGCGGCGATCCGGACGCGGCGTCCTCCGCGGAATAAACACGGCCATCCCGCCCGCGGCGCGCGGCACGCGCGCGGCATGATCGTCGCGAAGGACTTCCGAGCCGCGAAGGGGATCATCATGGAGCTGTCCGCAGAGTCGAAGGCCGTCGTCGCCGCCACCGCCGGCGTCGTCGCCGAGCACGCCGAGGAGATCACCCGCGTCTTCTACCCGACGATGTTCGCCGACCACCCCGAGTTGCTGAACGTCTTCAACCGCGCGAACCAGGCGATCGGGGAGCAGCCGAAGGCGCTCGCCGCGTCGGTCGTCGCGTTCGCCGTGCAGCTCATCGACCCCGACGCCCCGGACTTCACTCCCGTGATGCAGCGGATCGCGCACAAGCACGTGTCCCTGGGCATCCGCGCCGCGGACTACCTCGTCGTGGGCCGCTACCTGCTGGGAGCGGTGAAGACGGTGCTCGGCGACGCGATCACGCCCGACGTCGCGGCCGCCTGGGACGAGGTGTACTGGCTCTTCGCCACGACGCTGATCGCCGAGGAGGCCCGCCTGTACGCGCTGGGTGGCACGAACCCCGACGAGCCGTGGCGGAAGTACCGGGTCGTCGAGCGGTTCGACGAGTCGGAGGAGGTCGTCTCGCTCCTCCTCGCGCCCGTCGAGGGCATCGTGCCCTCGCACCACACGGGTCAGTACGTCGCGATCGCCGTCGACCTGCCGGATGGCACGCGTCAGCCGCGGCAGTACACGATCTCCTCCGGCCCCCGCGGCGACTCGCTGCGCGTGACGATCAAGCGCGTGCGCGGCCTCGACGGGCTGCCCGACGGCCAGGTGTCGACGTGGCTGCATGAGAACGCGCACCCCGGCACCGTGCTGGATGTGTCGCAGCCAGCGGGCGACGTTGTGCTCGACGAGTCCGACGCTCCGCTCGTGCTCGTCTCGGCGGGCATCGGCATCACGCCCATCGCGGCCATCCTCGAGGACCTCTCGCGTCGCCAGCCGGACCGCACGGTGCGGCTCTTCCACGCGGACAGGTCGCACGGCACGCACGCGCTGTACGAGGGCCTGCGCCGTCAGGTGCTCGCGATGAGCGACGCCCGGGCGCAGAACTGGTACGAGGAGGGTGCGGAGGCCGCTCCGACGCTCCACCCCGCCCGCAGCGGCTTCATGGACCTGTCCGACATCGAGGTGCCCGAGGAGAGCCAGGTCTTCATGTGCGGACCGCTGCCGTTCATGCAGGCGATGCGTCGCACGCTGCTGCGGAAGGGCATCCCGGCCGAGAGCATCCACTACGAGGTGTTCGGCCCCGACCTCTGGGCGCAGAACCCCGCGGACTGAGGGACGACAGGAGCCTCTGCCGGACGGCGTCCGGCAGAGGCTCCTGTCGTGCGGGGTGGGCCCAGAGGGGCTCGAACCCTCGACCTACGGATTAAAAGTCCGCTGCTCTACCGACTGAGCTATAGGCCCACGACCACTTTACGCGGCCGGGGTGGTAGCTTCGGCGCATGCTGGGCAGACGCACCTTCAGCGACGAGGAGCAGGCCCGCGCGCGGGAGTGGTTCGAGGAGACGCTGCGCGCGGCCCGCGACGTGCACACGATCGGGGAGCGGAGGGCGTCCGAGGGGATCCTGCTGGCGCTCGACCGCTGGTTCATCCATCGGGTGCGCAGCGTCGCGGGGGAGGACACCAACCCGCTCACGGAGCTCGTGCTCGTGGTCGAGGCGATCCTCGCCGACGGCGTCCTCCGCGAGCAGCCGCCGATCATGTACGACCGGGCGCGCTCCGTGCTGGCGAACCCGGTCGGACAGCATCTGACTCTCACGTTCGACGACGTGGAGCGGCTGGGCGGCGCGTTCCTCGACGCCATCGCCGAGCGCTACTCCGAGCCGCGCTGACGCATCCGATCCGCCCCGCCATCCTATCGGCCGAGGGTGTGCACGGCCCCGGAGACGACGGGACCGGTGCGGCGTAGCCTGTTCCGGATGAGTGCGGAGTTCAGCAAGCCGGTGCGCCGGCCCTCGGAGATGTTCGACCGGCTGTTCGCGGGCAGCGACCCGGCCGAGATCTCGCGCGCCGCGCACGCCACCGCGGTCGCGCTCCTGTCGCGCGTGCGCGACGAGGCCGACGCCGACGTCGTGCAGCGGCTCATCTCCTTCACCGCCCGCCACGGCATCGACGACATCGCCGAGCTGTGGTCGCAGTCGCCGGCGCGCTCGCTGCCCGGGTCGCTGTGGCGTCTCTACCTCGTGCAGCTGTCGATCCACGACGACCCCGAGACCTCGTCGCTCCTCTACGAGCGGGGCCGAATCGAGCTGCCCTCCGCGGACGTCGTCGTCGCCGGCGCCCCGACTCCCGCGGGCCCGCAGGAGCTCATGGTCCTCATCGACACCATCCTGCACGGCGCGTTCACGGGCGACTACGCCGTCGCGCTCGACCGCACGGCGTCGTTCTGCCGTGTCGTCGCATCGGGCGCCACGCACCTGGCCGACGACTACGAGGCGACCGAGCCGCACCGGTCGTCGACGCTGACGACGCGGGCGCTGCGCCTGTCGGCGTTCGCGGCCGATCTGACGGCGGCCGCTCGCCTCTGGCGGCGCGACGCGCTCGAGTGAGGCGGGGCGCTCGTACGACGCGATGTCGCATCCGAGCGCGGACATGAAAAAGGCCGAGCCGCAGAAAACGCCTCTCGGCGAAAGGCCGCTCGCAGCGGCAGAATTTGGAGCCCGGGGTTACTGCGGCCCGGCTTGTCCAGTCTAACAAACGCGATCCGGCCGAGGGCCGGCGTGGCGGATCCGGAACGGAAGGACCGGATGGCCGGGGCGTCCTCGCGGAGCCGGCCCCGGCCATCCGCGGTTCAGCCGAAGCGGCCGGAGACGTAGTCCTCGGTGGCCTGCACGGAGGGCGTCGTGAAGATCCGCGTGGTGTCGTCGTACTCGATGAGCTTGCCGGGCTTGCCGGTGCCGGCGATGTTGAAGAAGGCCGTCTTGTCGCTCACGCGCGATGCCTGCTGCATGTTGTGCGTGACGATGACGACGGTGTAGTCGTTCTTCAGCTCGCTGATGAGCTCCTCGATCGCGAAGGTGGAGATCGGGTCGAGGGCGGAGCAGGGCTCGTCCATGAGGATGATGTCGGGCGACACCGCGATCGCGCGCGCGATGCAGAGGCGCTGCTGCTGCCCGCCGGAGAGCCCGGAGCCGGGCTTGTCGAGCCGGTCCTTCACCTCGTTCCAGAGATTGGCGCCGGTCAGCGACTTCTCGACGAGCGCGTCGGCGTCGCCCTTCGAGATGCGCTTGTTGTTGAGCTTCACGCCCGCCAGCACGTTCTCGCGGATGGACATCGTGGGGAACGGGTTCGGCCGCTGGAACACCATGCCGACCTGGCGGCGCACGAGCACCGGGTCGACGCCGGGGCCGTAGAGGTCCTGCCCGTCGACGAGCACCTGGCCCTTCACGGAGGCGCCCGGGATGACCTCGTGCATGCGGTTCAGGGTGCGCAGGAACGTGGACTTGCCGCAGCCCGACGGGCCGATGAAGGCGGTGACGGTGCGGGGCTGGATGTCGATGGACACGCCCTCGACGGCGAGGAAGTCGCCGTAGTAGACGTTGAGGTCGTTGACTTCGATGCTCTTGGACACGGGGGTTCCTTCGGGATGGTCGGAGAGAGTCTGCGGGGTGCTCAGCGGCCGGCGGTCTTCGGCGCGAAGAGCCGCGCGATGAGGCGGGCGACGAGGTTGAGCACCATGACGATGGCGATGAGGGTGAGCGCGGCGGCCCATGCGCGCGCCACGGCCGCATCGGGGTTCGTGCCCTGGTTCATGTACTGGTTGTACGCGAACACCGGCAGGGTCATCATCTGCCCGTCGAACAGGTTGGTGTTGAGGCTGAGGGTGTAGCCCGCGGTGAGGAGCAGGGGCGCGGTCTCGCCGATGACGCGTGCGATGGCGAGCATGACCGTCGTCGTGATGCCGGCGATCGAGGTCGGCAGGACCACCTTCACGATCGTCAGCCACTTCGGCACGCCGAGCGCGTAGGCGGCTTCGCGCAGCTCGTTCGGCACGATCCGCAGCAGCTCCTCGCTGCCGCGGACGACCACGGGGATCATGAGCACGGCGAGGGCCAGGGCGCCCATGAAGCCCATGGAGATGCCGGGGCGGACGAACAGGGCGAAGACCGAGTAGATGAACAGGCCCGCGACGATCGAGGGGATGCCCGTCATCACGTCGACGAAGAAGGTGATCGCGCGCGCGACGCGGCCGCGGCCGTACTCGACGAGGTAGATCGACGTCATGAGGCCCACCGGCACCGCGATGAGGGCGGCCAGCAGCGTGATGAGGACCGTGCCCCAGATGGCGTGGACGATGCCGCCGCCCTCGCCGACGATGTTGCGCATCGAGAACGTGAAGAACTCCGCGTCGAAGCGCTGGATGCCGTTGACGACGACCGTCCACAGCAGCGAGACGAGCGGGAGGAGGGCGATCACGAAGGCGGTCGAGACGAGCGCGGTCATGATGCGGTCCATCGCCTTGCGGCTGCTCTCGGCGATCGATGAGACGACGGCGATGAGGACGATGTAGAGGATCATCCCGACGATCAGCGTGCCGGCGATGTTGAAGTCCGCGAGGTCGCCTCCGGCGGCGGCGACGCCGAAGACCACGGCGGCGGCGGCGAAGGAGCCCAGCAGGAGCGCCCAGGGCGCCCACTTCGGCAGGCGGCCGGACGTCAGGCGCATGCTCTGCGCGGAGGCGGCGATGGCGGCCATGTCAGTTCGCTCCGGAGAACTCGGCGCGGCGCGCGACGATCCAGCGCGCGAACGCATTGACCGCGAAGGTCACGATGAAGAGGATGAGGCCGGTCGCGATGAGGGTGTTGATGCCCTCGTCGTGCGCCTCCGGGAACGCCAGCGCGATGTTGGCGGGGATCGGCGTCGGGTTCGTCGACGTGAGGAGCTCGACGGTCACCGCGCCGGAGACCGAGAGCACCATGGTCACGGCCATCGTCTCGCCGAGCGCGCGGCCGAGGGCGAGCATCGCCGCCGACACCATGCCGCCGCGCGCGAACGGCAGCACGGCCATCCGGATCATCTCCCAGCGCGTGGCGCCGAGCGCGAGCGCGGCCTCCTCGTGCAGCTTGGGGGTCTGCAGGAAGACCTCGCGGCAGATGGCGGTCATGATCGGGATGATCATCACCGCGAGGACCAGCGAGGCGGTGAAGATCGTGCGCCCGGTCGCCGAGACCTGGCCGCTGAAGAGCGGGATCCACCCGAGGTTGTCGTTCAGCCACACGAACAGCGGCTGCAGCACGGGAGCGAGCACGAGGCCGCCCCAGAGGCCGAACACCACCGACGGCACCGCCGCGAGGAGGTCGATGACGTAGCCGAGCGTGGCGGCCAGCCGTCGCGGGGCGTAGTGCGAGATGAACAGCGCGATGCCGATCGCGATCGGGGCGGCGATGACGAGAGCGATGATCGACGACCACACCGTGCCGAAGACGAGCGGGCCGACGTAGGTCCAGAACGACTCTCCGCGGAGGATGTGGTTGTCGCTCGTGTCCGCCCGGAACGCAGGGATGCTCTGGATGACGAGGAAGACCGCGACGGCGGCGAGCACGACGAGGATGATCGTGCCGGCGCCGAGCGCGGTGCCGGAGAAGAGGCGGTCGCCGAGGCGCTGCTTCGCCTTGATCGGCGCTCCCGGGCCCGCGGGCTCCGGGGCGTCGGACGGCGCCTGCGATGCCGTCTTCTCAGTGATGCTCATGTGGTCCCAGTCCTCGGGTCGGCGAAGGGATGCGGATGGTGGGGGCGG encodes:
- a CDS encoding DNA polymerase III subunit delta'; the protein is MTSLAAPAPPWSDVWGQDQAVEILQTAASGTAALSHAWLITGPPGSGRSTLARAFAAALIASGPDDTATMRQVLAGTHPDLTALRTEGVIITIAQARSLVERSYFSPSTGRYRVIVVEDADRMSERTSNVLLKALEEPPPETIWVLCAPSDADLLPTIRSRVRLLRLREPEVADVAALIQARTGVDAATAEQAARHAQRHIGMAQRLATDPASRRRRDETLRAVLRVRGIGDVVEVAGEIVQAAGDDAKALTAERDEAERASLLRTVGVVEGARIPPAVRSQITALEDEQRKRATRSLRDGIDRVLTDLQSLYRDIVLLQLGREEGLINLELVDDLRALASAWKPQRTLVVLDHIAETRDALEQNVQPTLALESLLVTIVSGRKP
- a CDS encoding alpha/beta hydrolase, whose product is MTARHPRSTRLTRLPVAVAGLVTAALALSGCLFADPDTTTQAAPTAGAEPVVEGVPDELLPFYDQRLEWAACAEGFQCTTVTAPLDWDDPDAGEIDLAVIRQRALSGEAEGSLLTNPGGPGASGVSFVRDSIDFSIGDALQESYDVVGWDPRGVGESTAVRCFDAPEMDAYLYDIPAGGRDSAEWDADLEKRAEAFADACEENSGGILPFITTEQSAHDLDLLRAVLGESELDYLGFSYGTFLGATYAKDFPDRVGRLVLDGAIDPAASGEEVGVAQAIGFEAALKTYMGACVAGDTGAACPFAGTADDAMQDLGALLSAVDAAPLPAQDGRELGADSLMTAIIAALYNQGNWPYLTEALTGALEGDPTAAFFLADFYNGREGGEYSDNSTEAFNAYNCMDYPEDPEEAVEETERRIAEEAPTIAPYWSGASVCEHWPYPPTGTREEIAAPGAAPILVIGTTGDPATPYAWAEALAGQLESGVLLTHEGEGHTAYNGSSDCVNEAVESFLVAGTVPQDGLVCS
- a CDS encoding fructosamine kinase family protein, with translation MTADRLFTKPRRAGDDPRGEAAGLRWLAAADGGARIAHVVDVDDDRLVLESIDEVAPSAAAARAFGAALARTHAAGADWWGCPPDGWPGSLTMGRSRTPLVLDRSAAPSTWGAFYAEHRVEVFARRLRADGVIDADDARVFDRLCERLRDGALDHPQPALVSAAGHPVARVHGDMWAGNVLYDAGPTGAALIDPLAHGGHAETDLATLAVFGFPHLAEVCAGYDEASPLASGWRERVELHQLGIVIMHAHLFRGGYTRSALRLAGRYL
- a CDS encoding isochorismatase family protein — its product is MTRALLIVDVQNDFTEGGALGVSGGHAVAEGITRHLAAHAADYTAIIASRDWHDATGDNGGHFARGVPDFVDTWPVHCVADTTGAEYDPGLDTAAITHHVKKGQGRAAYSMFEGTTDGGGTVMDLLADHGIESVDIVGIATDHCVRATALDALRYGQHVRVLSDLVAGVAPEPSEDSLAELVRAGAEVV
- a CDS encoding MarR family winged helix-turn-helix transcriptional regulator encodes the protein MTDPDALLKLDNQLCFAIVTAARNVVSIYRPVLEPLGLTHPQYLVMLALWEESPRTLGEIATALALEPATASPLVKRLERQGLVRRERSARDERRLEIGLTEDGAALRERALAVPEQIMARVGLDVAQLAALRDALRPFAGHLEA
- a CDS encoding GyrI-like domain-containing protein; this encodes MAEKLDVRREFDGYRARQGIFRTVTVPEMAYLAVDGRGDPNTSPAFTAAVETLYPVAYALKFALRDETGLDIVVPPLEGLWHAEDPAVFTTARDKAAWEWTLLIHTPYPVDADAVERAIARAAAKRPPRIDALRWISLAEGRCVQTLHVGSFDDEGPVLERMHREAIREQGLRMTGVHHEIYLSDFRRVPAERRRTILRQPVTG
- the tmk gene encoding dTMP kinase; this translates as MAPGLWVTFEGGDGVGKTTQAALLQQWLEQSGRAVVRTREPGGSEVGQLIRDIVLHHRGDIAPRAEALLYAADRAHHVQTVVRPALARGDVVIQDRYLDSSVAYQGAGRVLDAAEVRGLSLWAAEGALPDVTVLLDLEPRAARARLDAADKPFDRLEAEKEDFHRRVREAFLALAAAEPARFFVVDASRSAEDLAQAIRSRVAERL